A region of Streptomyces deccanensis DNA encodes the following proteins:
- the lhgO gene encoding L-2-hydroxyglutarate oxidase: MRRQGAYDCDVLVVGGGIVGLSTAYAITRAAPGTRVTVLEKEPGPARHQTGRNSGVIHSGIYYRPGSLKARYAVKGAAEMVKFCAEYGIDHAVTGKLIVATERSELPRLHALVQRGRENGIPVRELGATQIAEYEPEVRGLAAIQVGTTGICDFVGVARQLARASGAEIRYGAEVERIDRRASLGVAVRVRGGDVVRGRVLVNCAGLHCDEVARMTGDEPGMRIVPFRGEYYELARPELVRGLVYPVPDPAFPFLGVHLTRGIDGGVHIGPNAVPALAREGYGWGTVRPRELGATLAWPGSWRIARRHWRYGAGELRRSVSKKAFTGAVRRLLPAVSEGDLVPAAAGVRAQAVLRDGTLVDDFLIREGARAVHVLNAPSPAATASLPIGREVGRRALAALAGT; encoded by the coding sequence GTGCGGAGGCAGGGCGCTTACGACTGTGATGTGCTCGTCGTCGGCGGCGGGATCGTCGGGCTGTCCACGGCGTACGCGATCACGCGGGCGGCGCCGGGCACACGCGTCACCGTGCTGGAGAAGGAGCCGGGTCCGGCCCGGCACCAGACCGGGCGGAACAGCGGCGTCATCCACAGCGGGATCTACTACCGGCCGGGGTCGCTGAAGGCGCGATACGCGGTCAAGGGCGCCGCCGAGATGGTGAAGTTCTGCGCCGAGTACGGCATCGACCACGCCGTCACCGGGAAGCTGATCGTCGCCACGGAGCGGTCGGAGCTGCCCCGGCTGCACGCGCTGGTGCAGCGCGGCCGGGAGAACGGGATTCCGGTGCGGGAGCTGGGCGCCACCCAGATCGCCGAGTACGAGCCGGAGGTGCGCGGGCTCGCGGCCATACAGGTCGGCACCACCGGGATCTGCGACTTCGTGGGCGTCGCCCGGCAGCTCGCCCGCGCGTCCGGCGCCGAGATCCGCTACGGCGCCGAGGTCGAGCGGATCGACCGGCGGGCGTCGCTGGGGGTCGCCGTGCGGGTGCGGGGCGGTGACGTCGTACGGGGGCGGGTGCTGGTGAACTGCGCCGGGCTGCACTGCGACGAGGTGGCCCGGATGACCGGGGACGAGCCCGGGATGCGGATCGTGCCCTTCCGGGGGGAGTACTACGAGCTGGCGCGGCCCGAGCTGGTCCGTGGACTCGTGTATCCGGTGCCCGACCCCGCGTTCCCGTTCCTCGGGGTGCATCTGACCCGGGGGATCGACGGAGGCGTCCACATCGGGCCCAACGCCGTGCCCGCGCTGGCCCGCGAGGGGTACGGGTGGGGGACCGTACGACCCCGGGAGCTGGGGGCGACGCTGGCGTGGCCCGGGTCCTGGCGGATAGCGCGGCGGCACTGGCGGTACGGGGCCGGGGAGCTGCGGCGGTCCGTGTCCAAGAAGGCGTTCACCGGGGCGGTGCGGCGGCTGTTGCCCGCGGTCTCGGAGGGTGATCTCGTGCCGGCCGCGGCCGGGGTGCGGGCGCAGGCCGTGCTGCGGGACGGGACGCTGGTGGACGACTTCCTGATCAGGGAGGGAGCGCGGGCGGTACACGTACTGAACGCGCCTTCGCCCGCGGCCACGGCTTCACTGCCGATCGGGCGTGAGGTGGGGAGACGGGCGCTGGCGGCGCTGGCCGGGACGTGA
- the trmB gene encoding tRNA (guanosine(46)-N7)-methyltransferase TrmB encodes MSDSIDAPEPRTPGASLRHTRPKGEPRFPDGPKADPAGSHFERRIRSFQPRRSRVTAGQADALQRLWPKWGLDIDGRDLDLVELFGNDRPVVLEIGFGMGEATARMAAADPETNVLAVDVHTPGQGNLLNLADQSGLSNVRVANGDAIILLREMLPPDSLDGLRVYFPDPWPKKRHHKRRLIQPEFLTLVASRLRPGAIVHCATDWEPYAEQMLDVLTAHPDFENTRADGGFAPRPAFRPLTRFEGQGLDKGHVVNDLLFRRVQQREQERNPKRKQEQKQKPQSELPPTGA; translated from the coding sequence GTGTCTGACTCCATCGATGCCCCCGAGCCCCGCACCCCCGGTGCCTCCCTTCGGCACACCCGGCCCAAGGGGGAGCCTCGGTTTCCCGACGGGCCCAAGGCGGATCCCGCCGGGTCGCACTTCGAGCGGCGGATCCGGAGCTTCCAGCCGCGGCGGAGCCGGGTGACGGCCGGGCAGGCGGACGCCCTGCAGCGGCTGTGGCCCAAGTGGGGGCTCGACATCGACGGGCGGGACCTGGACCTCGTCGAGCTGTTCGGGAACGACCGGCCCGTCGTGCTGGAGATCGGCTTCGGGATGGGCGAGGCGACCGCGCGGATGGCCGCCGCCGACCCCGAGACCAACGTCCTCGCCGTGGATGTGCACACCCCGGGCCAGGGCAACCTGCTGAACCTCGCGGACCAGAGCGGGCTGTCCAACGTCCGGGTCGCCAACGGCGACGCGATCATCCTGCTGCGGGAGATGCTCCCGCCCGACTCCCTGGACGGGCTGCGCGTCTATTTCCCCGACCCCTGGCCCAAGAAGCGGCACCACAAGCGGCGGCTCATCCAACCGGAATTCCTCACGCTCGTCGCGTCCCGGCTCAGGCCGGGGGCGATCGTACACTGCGCGACGGACTGGGAGCCGTACGCCGAGCAGATGCTGGACGTGCTCACCGCGCACCCCGACTTCGAGAACACCCGGGCCGACGGCGGGTTCGCGCCACGTCCCGCCTTCCGGCCGCTGACCCGTTTCGAGGGGCAGGGACTGGACAAGGGTCATGTGGTGAACGATCTGCTCTTCCGCCGCGTACAGCAGCGTGAGCAGGAGCGGAACCCGAAGCGGAAGCAGGAGCAGAAGCAGAAGCCGCAGTCCGAACTGCCCCCCACAGGCGCCTGA
- a CDS encoding PrsW family intramembrane metalloprotease, with amino-acid sequence MATSSPYPTHPSGPTGGYVFRPTRWWQRKGVRYGALIGLLAVSGLVILALVREQTGTEGFLVGLGLAVLPVPLLMAAFRWLDRVEPGPWRNLVFAFAWGACAAALIAIVANSFATRWIATATADPSHADTLGATVIAPVVEETAKAAAVLLVFLFRRRDFTGVVDGVVIAGFTATGFAFTENILYLGTAFGTDQLSGGSGLASVTAATFFVRVIMSPFAHPLFTVLTGIGFGVAAFSAEWQRGRRVLVPMGGLLLAMGMHSVWNGSATFGEYGFFAVYAAFMVPAFGLLTWWVIWARQRELRTVREGLPAYAAAGWLTPVEPYVLGSMRGRRVAREYAAHHFGKAGARSIAEYEVYATKLAFHRYRGLRGRAGGDFALRERELLFELWRRRELARPAMAYAGREVGAKYGYGGGPGYGYGNGYGSGAFGAAYLQPVTYGVPSYPAHNPYRY; translated from the coding sequence ATGGCCACCAGTTCCCCCTACCCGACGCACCCCAGCGGCCCCACCGGTGGGTATGTGTTCAGGCCCACCCGCTGGTGGCAGCGGAAGGGCGTCAGATACGGGGCGCTGATAGGACTGCTCGCGGTCTCCGGGCTCGTCATCCTCGCGCTCGTCCGGGAACAGACCGGCACGGAGGGCTTTCTCGTCGGGCTGGGGCTCGCGGTGCTGCCCGTGCCCCTGCTCATGGCGGCGTTCCGGTGGCTGGACCGGGTGGAGCCCGGGCCCTGGCGGAACCTGGTGTTCGCGTTCGCCTGGGGGGCGTGTGCGGCGGCGCTGATAGCCATCGTGGCGAACAGCTTCGCGACGCGGTGGATAGCGACGGCCACGGCCGATCCCTCGCACGCCGACACCCTGGGTGCCACCGTCATAGCTCCCGTGGTCGAGGAGACCGCCAAGGCCGCCGCCGTCTTACTCGTGTTCCTGTTCAGGAGACGGGACTTCACCGGGGTCGTGGACGGGGTGGTGATCGCCGGCTTCACCGCGACGGGGTTCGCCTTCACCGAGAACATCCTGTACCTGGGGACCGCCTTCGGGACGGACCAGCTCAGCGGCGGGAGCGGCCTCGCGTCGGTCACCGCGGCCACGTTCTTCGTACGGGTGATCATGTCGCCGTTCGCGCATCCCCTGTTCACCGTGCTGACGGGGATCGGGTTCGGGGTGGCGGCGTTCTCCGCGGAGTGGCAGCGGGGGCGGCGGGTGCTGGTGCCCATGGGCGGGTTGCTGCTCGCCATGGGGATGCACTCGGTCTGGAACGGGTCGGCGACGTTCGGGGAGTACGGGTTCTTCGCGGTGTACGCGGCGTTCATGGTGCCGGCGTTCGGGTTGCTGACGTGGTGGGTGATCTGGGCTCGGCAGCGGGAGTTGCGGACCGTGCGGGAGGGGTTGCCGGCGTATGCGGCGGCGGGGTGGCTGACGCCGGTCGAGCCGTATGTCCTGGGGTCGATGCGGGGGCGGCGGGTGGCCCGGGAGTACGCGGCGCACCACTTCGGGAAGGCGGGGGCCCGGTCGATCGCGGAGTACGAGGTGTACGCGACGAAGCTGGCCTTCCACCGGTACCGGGGGTTGCGGGGGCGGGCCGGGGGTGACTTCGCGCTGCGGGAGCGGGAGTTGCTGTTCGAGCTGTGGCGCAGGCGGGAGCTGGCTCGGCCGGCCATGGCGTATGCGGGGCGCGAGGTCGGGGCGAAGTACGGCTACGGGGGCGGGCCCGGGTACGGGTACGGGAATGGGTACGGGTCTGGGGCGTTCGGGGCGGCGTACTTGCAGCCCGTGACCTACGGGGTGCCGTCGTATCCCGCGCACAACCCCTATCGGTACTAG
- a CDS encoding aldo/keto reductase, protein MTSLRRLGTSDIEVFPLALGGNVFGWTADEAQSFAVLDTYTAAGGNFIDTADSYSSWVEGNEGGESERIIGNWIRSRGNRDDVVIATKVSQHPQYQGLTAANIKAAADASLARLGTDHIDLYYTHFDKPEVPVEEIVTALDDLVKAGKVRATAASNISPERLKASLDFAAAEGLARYVALQPHYNLVSRDTYEGPLQAVAAEAGLSAVPYFALAKGFLTGKYRPGTTVDSPRAAGAGAYLDTPAGPRVLAALDDIAEARGAAHATVALAWLAAQPTVAAPIASARSLDQLPALLAVADLTLTPEELTRLTEASA, encoded by the coding sequence ATGACTTCTCTTCGCAGGCTCGGCACGTCCGACATCGAGGTCTTCCCGCTCGCCCTCGGCGGCAACGTCTTCGGCTGGACGGCGGACGAGGCACAGTCCTTCGCCGTCCTCGACACCTACACGGCGGCCGGCGGCAACTTCATCGACACGGCCGACTCGTACTCGTCCTGGGTCGAGGGCAACGAGGGCGGCGAGTCCGAGCGGATCATCGGGAACTGGATCAGGTCCCGGGGCAACCGCGACGACGTGGTCATCGCGACCAAGGTGAGCCAGCACCCCCAGTACCAGGGCCTGACGGCGGCCAACATCAAGGCCGCCGCCGACGCGTCCCTGGCCCGCCTCGGCACGGACCACATCGACCTCTACTACACCCACTTCGACAAGCCCGAGGTCCCCGTCGAGGAGATCGTCACCGCCCTCGACGACCTGGTGAAGGCCGGCAAGGTCCGCGCGACGGCCGCCTCCAACATCAGCCCCGAACGCCTGAAGGCCTCCCTGGACTTCGCGGCCGCCGAGGGCCTGGCGCGCTACGTGGCGCTCCAGCCCCACTACAACCTGGTCTCCCGGGACACCTACGAGGGCCCGCTCCAGGCCGTCGCCGCCGAAGCCGGCCTCTCCGCCGTCCCGTACTTCGCCCTCGCCAAGGGCTTCCTCACGGGCAAGTACCGCCCCGGCACGACGGTCGACAGCCCCCGGGCCGCGGGCGCCGGCGCCTACCTCGACACCCCGGCCGGCCCCCGTGTCCTCGCCGCCCTCGACGACATCGCCGAGGCCCGCGGCGCCGCCCACGCCACCGTCGCCCTCGCCTGGCTGGCAGCCCAGCCGACCGTCGCGGCCCCGATCGCCTCAGCCCGCTCCCTGGACCAACTCCCCGCCCTCCTGGCCGTCGCCGACCTCACCCTCACCCCCGAGGAACTGACTCGCCTGACCGAGGCGTCGGCGTAG
- a CDS encoding M23 family metallopeptidase, with translation MASNRSATEAPFVPTQRDGESQTFGYGSYNSDNEGPWQEWNPSEDTLRPVRGRHRVAKKSGVLARNGLARSSTVLGVGVIAAVSGAGMASAQSGKAPVSISLPDMPNVGSVFEDEADEPEPEASKTPLSSAGLTAAETEQGTADAGEALRARIMAQAESQQDAFDKAAAEAAQTAAADKAAEQAAQEKREAEAKEAAAKKKAEQEAAEKKEAERLAALAKQFTLPTSSYTLTSSFGQAGPYWSSGYHTGLDFAAPTGTLIKAVGSGTITQAGYEGSYGYKTVLTLDDGTEIWYAHQSSIGVSVGQKVTTGDVIGRVGATGNVTGAHLHMEVHPGGSSSGIDPAAWLRSKGLTP, from the coding sequence GTGGCGTCGAACCGGTCCGCGACCGAAGCCCCGTTCGTGCCGACCCAACGCGACGGCGAGAGCCAGACGTTCGGCTACGGCAGCTACAACAGCGACAACGAGGGCCCCTGGCAGGAGTGGAACCCCAGCGAGGACACCCTGCGTCCCGTTCGCGGCCGGCACCGCGTCGCCAAGAAGAGCGGCGTACTCGCCCGTAACGGACTTGCCCGTAGCTCCACGGTGCTCGGCGTCGGTGTCATAGCCGCCGTCAGCGGTGCCGGGATGGCCAGCGCGCAGTCCGGCAAGGCCCCGGTCTCCATATCGCTGCCCGACATGCCGAACGTCGGCTCGGTCTTCGAGGACGAGGCCGACGAGCCGGAGCCCGAGGCCTCCAAGACCCCGCTCAGCAGCGCCGGTCTGACCGCCGCCGAGACCGAACAGGGCACCGCGGACGCCGGCGAGGCGCTGCGCGCCCGCATCATGGCGCAGGCCGAGTCCCAGCAGGACGCCTTCGACAAGGCCGCCGCCGAGGCCGCGCAGACCGCCGCCGCGGACAAGGCCGCCGAGCAGGCCGCCCAGGAGAAGAGGGAAGCCGAGGCCAAGGAGGCCGCCGCCAAGAAGAAGGCGGAGCAGGAGGCCGCGGAGAAGAAGGAAGCCGAGCGTCTCGCCGCCCTGGCCAAGCAGTTCACGCTTCCCACCTCCTCGTACACCCTCACCTCCAGCTTCGGTCAGGCCGGCCCGTACTGGTCCTCCGGCTACCACACGGGCCTCGACTTCGCGGCCCCCACCGGCACCCTGATCAAGGCCGTCGGCAGCGGCACCATCACGCAGGCCGGCTACGAGGGCTCCTACGGCTACAAGACCGTCCTCACCCTCGATGACGGCACCGAGATCTGGTACGCCCACCAGTCCTCCATCGGCGTCAGCGTCGGCCAGAAGGTCACCACCGGCGACGTCATCGGCCGCGTCGGTGCCACCGGCAACGTCACGGGCGCCCACCTCCACATGGAGGTCCACCCCGGCGGCTCCAGCAGCGGCATCGACCCGGCGGCCTGGCTCCGCAGCAAGGGCCTGACCCCGTAG